In Novipirellula caenicola, one genomic interval encodes:
- a CDS encoding glycogen/starch/alpha-glucan phosphorylase, producing MPEQTLEVSNEKMSSILAPLPEELRRHLHYTLGHYSDESNPHYYYRALANAVRDRVTEHWQTTQQRFENTDQRCVHYFSLEFLLGRSLNNAVQNLELDNATREALHQYGVELEEIAEQEPDAGLGNGGLGRLAACFLDSCANLRLPVTGYGIRYEFGMFHQTIENGRQVEGPDHWLRDGNPWEIERHEDAKTIRFYGHTERYLDETGNMSIRWVGTNDLLAIPYDMPIPGFKNETVNTLRLWKAEATDVFDLEEFNSGNYPDAVVQKNNAEQISMVLYPNDASENGKELRLKQQYFLSSASLQDVLERWVAKHGHDFTDFGRKNCFQLNDTHPACSVPELMRLLLDVYHLDWDSAWKITTQCMAYTNHTLLPEALERWSVALFSRLLPRLLEIIYEINERFLAEVKQKFPGDVAVLRRMSLVEEGDQPHIRMAYLSIVGSFSVNGVAHLHTELLKSGLFSDFYKLWPEKFNNKTNGVTQRRWLSHCNPGLRDLLNETIGKGWESDLSQIEKLVPYAEDAEFRKKWRSVKLENKQRLAKYVKTHTGVEFNTEAIFDVQVKRIHEYKRQLLNVLHVVHLYDRILRGDTKDMVPRCVLIGGKAAPGYHVAKLIVKMINNVASVINADPKTQDLLRMVFFPNYRVSSMEIICPGTELSEQISTAGKEASGTGNMKFMMNGALTIGTLDGANIEIRDKAGAENFFLFGLDENGVQETKKDYDPNAIIAADEDIRRVMEMVEGGVFNHHEPGIFDLLTKGLRNPYDPWLTIADLRSYIDAQAEAGKVYLDQEKWTRMSILNSAHSGWFSSDRTIAQYANEIWDVKPLEDA from the coding sequence ATGCCGGAACAAACACTCGAAGTATCCAATGAAAAGATGAGCAGTATCCTGGCGCCGCTTCCCGAAGAACTGCGCCGCCATCTTCACTACACACTCGGCCACTACAGCGACGAGAGTAATCCGCATTATTATTATCGTGCCCTCGCCAACGCCGTACGTGACCGCGTTACCGAACATTGGCAAACGACGCAACAGCGATTTGAAAACACCGACCAGCGGTGCGTGCACTACTTCTCGCTCGAATTCCTGTTGGGCCGGTCGCTGAACAACGCGGTTCAGAACTTGGAACTTGACAATGCCACTCGCGAAGCGCTGCATCAATATGGCGTTGAGTTGGAAGAGATTGCCGAACAAGAGCCCGATGCGGGGCTAGGCAATGGAGGTCTCGGACGATTGGCAGCTTGCTTCTTGGACAGTTGCGCCAATTTGCGATTGCCCGTGACCGGTTACGGCATCCGTTATGAATTTGGAATGTTCCATCAAACGATCGAAAACGGTCGTCAAGTCGAGGGGCCTGACCACTGGTTGCGTGATGGCAACCCTTGGGAGATCGAGCGGCACGAAGACGCAAAGACAATCCGCTTCTACGGCCACACCGAACGCTATCTTGACGAAACCGGCAACATGTCGATTCGTTGGGTTGGGACCAACGACTTGTTGGCCATTCCTTACGACATGCCGATTCCTGGTTTCAAGAACGAAACCGTCAACACGCTACGGTTGTGGAAAGCCGAAGCCACCGACGTGTTCGATTTGGAAGAGTTCAACTCGGGAAACTATCCCGATGCAGTGGTGCAAAAGAATAACGCCGAGCAAATTTCGATGGTGTTGTATCCCAACGACGCCAGCGAAAACGGCAAAGAACTGCGGTTGAAACAGCAATACTTCCTCAGTTCGGCCAGCCTGCAAGACGTGTTGGAGCGATGGGTTGCCAAGCATGGACATGACTTCACCGATTTCGGTCGCAAGAATTGCTTCCAGCTGAATGACACCCACCCGGCCTGCTCGGTTCCCGAGTTGATGCGGTTGCTGTTGGATGTTTATCACTTGGATTGGGATTCGGCTTGGAAGATCACGACCCAGTGCATGGCGTACACCAACCACACGTTGCTTCCCGAAGCACTCGAGCGTTGGAGCGTGGCGCTGTTCAGCCGCTTGCTGCCGCGATTGTTGGAAATCATTTACGAAATCAACGAACGCTTCTTGGCCGAGGTCAAGCAAAAATTCCCCGGCGATGTGGCGGTTCTGCGTCGGATGTCGCTTGTCGAAGAAGGCGACCAGCCGCACATTCGCATGGCTTATCTGAGCATCGTGGGCAGTTTCTCGGTCAACGGTGTGGCACACCTGCACACCGAATTGCTGAAGAGCGGTTTGTTCTCGGACTTCTACAAACTGTGGCCTGAGAAATTCAACAACAAGACCAACGGGGTGACCCAGCGTCGGTGGTTGTCGCACTGCAATCCCGGTTTGCGGGACTTGTTGAACGAAACGATTGGCAAGGGGTGGGAATCCGATCTCAGCCAGATCGAAAAGTTGGTTCCCTATGCCGAGGATGCTGAGTTCCGCAAGAAATGGCGCAGCGTGAAGCTGGAAAACAAGCAGCGATTGGCCAAATACGTCAAGACACACACGGGCGTTGAATTCAACACCGAGGCAATTTTTGACGTGCAGGTCAAACGGATTCATGAATACAAACGACAACTGCTGAACGTGCTTCACGTCGTTCATCTGTACGACCGCATTCTTCGTGGCGATACCAAAGACATGGTGCCACGCTGTGTGTTGATCGGCGGTAAAGCGGCACCGGGATACCACGTTGCCAAGCTGATCGTGAAGATGATCAACAACGTCGCGTCGGTTATCAATGCCGATCCAAAAACGCAGGACTTGCTGCGAATGGTGTTCTTCCCGAACTATCGCGTTTCGTCGATGGAGATCATTTGCCCGGGCACCGAGTTGTCCGAGCAGATTTCGACTGCCGGCAAAGAAGCGTCGGGTACCGGTAACATGAAATTCATGATGAACGGGGCTTTGACGATCGGGACGCTCGACGGGGCCAATATCGAGATTCGCGACAAAGCCGGCGCAGAGAACTTCTTCTTGTTCGGCTTGGACGAAAACGGCGTTCAGGAAACGAAAAAGGACTACGATCCAAACGCGATCATCGCTGCCGACGAAGACATTCGGAGGGTGATGGAAATGGTCGAGGGCGGGGTGTTTAATCACCACGAGCCAGGAATTTTCGATCTGTTGACCAAAGGATTGCGAAATCCGTACGACCCTTGGCTGACGATCGCGGATCTGCGCAGTTACATTGATGCCCAAGCAGAGGCAGGTAAGGTCTATTTGGACCAAGAGAAATGGACTCGAATGAGTATCCTGAACTCGGCGCACAGCGGCTGGTTCTCGAGTGATCGAACGATCGCCCAGTACGCAAATGAAATTTGGGACGTCAAACCGTTAGAGGATGCTTAA